A single window of Dermochelys coriacea isolate rDerCor1 chromosome 2, rDerCor1.pri.v4, whole genome shotgun sequence DNA harbors:
- the FIGNL1 gene encoding fidgetin-like protein 1, which produces MQTPVSSAVHLSEWQKNYFAITSDTCTPGQKAEGYRAQILHIQYAWANSEISQVCATNLFKKYAEKYSAIIDSDNAETGLNNYAENILTLARCQQNDSDKWQSSLTTSNVFELKSVKKLMQAGKKFQSSLMAPGDVLVVVDKEVSASVTPGLPKLNVCSSAVDTDLWASSSKCISQGPDILENLSSLKCLQSSVPSVTRTTDILPASSSSLNELPNTGFCATPLSGNNKAASSGFVKSPSHFEIGQNLSFSNQPSLPAGSGNPGKRKTFYSSSDESSNTTSSSLASSKPSTSTEAKNFVGNGNGSEESNGFKTAKEQLWVDQQKKYHNRPQRTPVSSYGGIKKSLGAGRSRGPFGKFVPPVPRQDGNENGGPQYKPYGAGPTESSFPMDERLKNIEPKMIELIMHEIMDHGPPVNWDDIAGVDFAKATIKEIVVWPMLRPDIFTGLRGPPKGILLFGPPGTGKTLIGKCIACQSGATFFSISASSLTSKWVGEGEKMVRALFTVARCQQPAMIFIDEIDSLLSQRGDGEHESSRRIKTEFLVQLDGATTSSEDRILVVGATNRPQEIDEAARRRLVKRLYIPLPEASARQQIVTRLMSKEHCCLREEEVELIVKKSDGFSGADMTQLCREASLGPIRSLQSMDIATITPEQVRPISFLDFDNAFKTVRPSVSSKDLELYENWNQTFGCGR; this is translated from the coding sequence ATGCAGACACCTGTCTCTAGTGCTGTACACCTGAGTGAATGGCAGAAGAATTACTTTGCTATTACCTCTGACACCTGTACACCAGGACAGAAGGCAGAGGGATACCGTGCACAGATTCTGCACATTCAGTATGCATGGGCAAACTCTGAGATCTCCCAGGTCTGTGCTACCAACCTGTtcaaaaaatatgcagaaaaataCTCTGCCATTATTGACTCTGACAACGCAGAGACTGGCTTGAATAACTATgctgaaaacattttgactttggCAAGATGTCAGCAAAATGACAGTGACAAGTGGCAGTCCTCCTTGACAACAAGTAATGTGTTTGAATTAAAGAGTGTTAAAAAGTTGATGCAAGCTGGCAAAAAGTTCCAAAGCTCTCTGATGGCACCAGGAGATGTCCTTGTGGTAGTTGATAAGGAGGTCAGTGCCTCTGTTACACCAGGTTTGCCTAAACTCAATGTGTGCAGCAGTGCTGTAGATACTGATCTCTGGGCTAGCTCATCAAAATGTATAAGTCAGGGACCAGATATTCTTGAGAATCTCTCGTCTTTGAAATGTCTTCAAAGTAGTGTGCCTTCTGTGACCAGAACTACAGATATACTTcctgcctcctcttcctctttaaATGAACTGCCTAATACAGGTTTCTGTGCAACTCCATTATCTGGAAACAACAAAGCAGCAAGTAGCGGTTTTGTGAAATCCCCAAGTCATTTTGAGATTGGACAGAATTTGTCTTTTTCTAATCAACCCTCTCTTCCGGCAGGATCTGGAAATCCagggaaaaggaaaacattttatagCTCCAGTGATGAAAGCAGCAATACAACTTCTTCTAGCCTTGCTTCTTCCAAGCCCTCCACTAGTACAGAAGCTAAGAATTTTGTAGGGAATGGAAATGGGAGTGAAGAGAGCAATGGTTTTAAAACCGCAAAAGAACAGCTCTGGGTAGACCAGCAAAAGAAATATCACAATCGGCCTCAACGCACACCAGTCTCATCCTATGGTGGTATTAAAAAGTCTTTGGGAGCTGGAAGGTCTCGGGGTCCATTTGGAAAATTTGTCCCTCCGGTGCCAAGACAAGATGGGAATGAAAATGGAGGGCCGCAGTATAAACCTTATGGCGCTGGACCAACAGAGTCTTCATTTCCAATGGATGAACGTTTGAAGAACATAGAACCAAAAATGATTGAACTTATTATGCACGAGATCATGGACCATGGACCTCCAGTGAACTGGGATGACATTGCTGGAGTAGACTTTGCTAAAGCAACGATAAAGGAGATAGTAGTCTGGCCAATGCTAAGACCTGACATCTTTACAGGGTTACGTGGTCCTCCCAAAGGAATTCTTCTCTTTGGCCCTCCTGGGACAGGCAAGACTCTTATAGGCAAGTGCATTGCGTGTCAATCAGGAGCTACTTTTTTTAGTATTAGTGCCTCTTCACTGACCTCCAAATGGGTAGGTGAGGGGGAAAAGATGGTCCGTGCACTGTTCACTGTGGCACGATGTCAGCAGCCAGCTATGATTTTCATTGATGAAATCGATTCTCTCTTGTCTCAGCGTGGAGATGGGGAACATGAATCTTCTAGAAgaataaaaactgaatttttagtCCAGTTGGATGGAGCAACAACCTCGTCTGAAGACCGTATTCTAGTGGTGGGAGCAACAAATCGTCCACAAGAAATCGATGAGGCTGCTCGAAGAAGACTGGTAAAAAGGCTGTACATCCCTCTTCCTGAAGCTTCAGCTAGGCAGCAGATTGTAACTCGTCTGATGTCAAAGGAGCACTGCTGTCTAAGAGAAGAGGAAGTTGAGCTCATAGTTAAAAAATCTGATGGATTTTCTGGGGCAGACATGACACAGCTCTGTCGAGAAGCTTCTTTAGGTCCTATCCGTAGCCTTCAGTCCATGGACATTGCAACCATCACACCCGAACAAGTTCGGCCTATTTCTTTTCTTGACTTTGACAATGCTTTCAAAACTGTGCGACCCAGTGTGTCTTCAAAGGATCTGGAACTATATGAAAACTGGAACCAAACATTTGGTTGTGGAAGATAA